ATATTTGCTATTTACTTTTGCTTCTTGCCACTTTGCCTTAAAAATTTCTGCTGACTTGGCTTTGACAGGATCTATATCTAGGGGCAATATCTCTTGACGAGCTTCTTTTTCTGCTGCTTGAGAGCCTGCTTTTTGAGGATTGCTGCGATATTTCTTACCACTTTTGTGATTAGCGTAGCGTCTCGATCTAGTGTAGCCCATTTGCAAAAATTTACGCGCCATGTCTGCACCAACAAAATCATCTTGCTCTAAATATTCTAAGAACATCTGGTAGATTTTTTCGCTGGAGTTGGTGGCTATTTCAGGGTTTTTAAATCGCCAACTGGGTAATATTTCTGATTTGTATGGCTCTACTAATAAAACTCCCTGCTCTCCCTTGCCTACCTGATAAAGATCGGGGCGATCGCGAAGGTTCAAATTAGCGTAGTCTAAAGAGTAATCGAATTTTGCCATAATTAAAGACGCGAATAAATCGCGCCTCGAAAGACTTACCAGTTTAGATCACATTTTTATCAAAATTATTTTTTATTTCTTTTAGTTGTTTTTAGGTAGCGCGACTCGATCATCTATTGCTTGTTTAGCAGTATTTCCAGCTTCATCTATGACTTTCTTAGTTTCACCAGGAAGTCTTTCAAGATTGCCTTTTAACTTGTCAGATTTGTCGTCAATGTACTCTAAAGCTTTATCTTTGTTGTTTTCCAATTTACGAGAAAACGCTTTTGTGGCTTTTTCGTTGACATCTTCATTAAGTACTGAGCGTTCTCCCACGTTATCTACAAATTCGCCCAAGTTGTCGGCTTGGCGACGTTTGGCAGTATCAACCAATTCTTTCGCTTTAGCTGCTGTTCCAGCATCATATCGGCGATCGTCATTGTAGCCATTCATGCCACCTTCAAATGATTGGTTATCGTTGCGTTCATCATAGGTATCAGCCGTAGGTTCTGCTGCCTGTGTA
This DNA window, taken from Pleurocapsa sp. FMAR1, encodes the following:
- a CDS encoding DUF4385 domain-containing protein, which gives rise to MAKFDYSLDYANLNLRDRPDLYQVGKGEQGVLLVEPYKSEILPSWRFKNPEIATNSSEKIYQMFLEYLEQDDFVGADMARKFLQMGYTRSRRYANHKSGKKYRSNPQKAGSQAAEKEARQEILPLDIDPVKAKSAEIFKAKWQEAKVNSKYQQLLEQHQQKYANNQAKNGTKTN
- a CDS encoding DUF6658 family protein; protein product: MKKLIQIIKNLPIKQILTVFLASSLVFVSTACNKGDVAQSEGKGYTQAAEPTADTYDERNDNQSFEGGMNGYNDDRRYDAGTAAKAKELVDTAKRRQADNLGEFVDNVGERSVLNEDVNEKATKAFSRKLENNKDKALEYIDDKSDKLKGNLERLPGETKKVIDEAGNTAKQAIDDRVALPKNN